In the genome of Kitasatospora cathayae, one region contains:
- a CDS encoding LURP-one-related/scramblase family protein: MRYLVRDRMFAFHEEAWIETEHREKLYRVNRKFFRLRRTFALVDTRGEHVASIVRKAFTFHHTLLIKQEGQPTAKVSKKLFKLFGDRFKVRLGDGRKLRINGNLWDREFDIRHEGTTLAHVSRRWFTVRDAYAVDVMSQQDALLLIILAVCVDHVLQDAKGDQLTNL; the protein is encoded by the coding sequence GTGCGTTACCTGGTCCGCGACCGCATGTTCGCCTTCCACGAGGAGGCCTGGATCGAGACCGAGCACCGGGAGAAGCTCTACCGGGTGAACCGGAAGTTCTTCCGGCTGCGCCGGACCTTCGCCCTGGTCGACACCCGCGGCGAGCACGTCGCGAGCATCGTCCGCAAGGCCTTCACGTTCCACCACACCCTGCTGATCAAGCAGGAGGGCCAGCCGACCGCGAAGGTCAGCAAGAAGCTGTTCAAGCTCTTCGGCGACCGCTTCAAGGTCCGTCTCGGCGACGGCCGCAAGCTGCGGATCAACGGCAACCTCTGGGACCGCGAGTTCGACATACGCCACGAGGGCACCACCCTGGCGCACGTCTCCCGCCGCTGGTTCACCGTCCGCGACGCCTACGCCGTCGACGTGATGAGCCAGCAGGACGCCCTGCTCCTGATCATCCTCGCGGTCTGCGTCGACCACGTGCTCCAGGACGCCAAGGGCGACCAGCTGACCAATCTCTGA
- the pqqC gene encoding pyrroloquinoline-quinone synthase PqqC, with amino-acid sequence MTAPARTPAQFTADLHAYAEKYWHRHPFHLKLHEGKLSADQLRLWIANRWYYQARLPQKDAAVIANCPVAEVRRRWTQRIVYQDGAAGGQGGHEEWLRLAEAAGLKRTAVLDGSLLVPGVRFATDAYVDFARTRPWTESVAASLTELFSPDLMRRRLDAIKTHYTWIAPSGHGYFTARPPVAAADAEHALGLVTAHCTTRAEQDAALAALSFKCDVLWSMLDAIEHAS; translated from the coding sequence ATGACCGCCCCAGCACGGACCCCCGCACAGTTCACCGCGGATCTGCACGCCTATGCCGAGAAGTACTGGCATCGCCACCCCTTCCACCTCAAGCTTCACGAGGGCAAGCTGTCCGCCGATCAGCTCCGGCTCTGGATCGCGAACCGCTGGTACTACCAGGCCCGCCTGCCGCAGAAGGACGCGGCCGTGATCGCCAACTGCCCGGTGGCGGAGGTTCGGCGGCGCTGGACCCAGCGGATCGTCTACCAGGACGGGGCGGCCGGCGGTCAGGGCGGTCACGAGGAGTGGCTCAGGCTCGCCGAGGCCGCCGGGCTCAAGCGGACCGCCGTGCTGGACGGAAGCCTGCTGGTCCCCGGGGTCCGCTTCGCCACCGACGCGTACGTGGACTTCGCTCGTACCCGTCCGTGGACCGAGTCCGTCGCCGCCTCGCTGACCGAGCTGTTCTCCCCGGACCTGATGCGCCGTCGGCTCGACGCCATCAAGACCCACTACACCTGGATCGCCCCCTCCGGCCATGGCTACTTCACGGCCCGACCACCAGTCGCCGCTGCCGACGCCGAGCACGCCCTGGGCCTGGTCACCGCCCACTGCACGACGCGGGCGGAGCAGGACGCCGCCCTCGCCGCGCTGTCGTTCAAGTGCGATGTCCTCTGGTCCATGCTCGACGCCATCGAACACGCTTCCTAG
- a CDS encoding Ig-like domain-containing protein: protein MPLLPPTVVGPLSECSTSVRVHNQLVGSTVTLLVNGSHTVGGQLVGGGVATWPDQEFPLNPGVALQAGDQVAATQLFGGEVSAASAQPVAVQKKPAVIGTVHYGGHQYVCGQCLWIDGAVPGATVTVKQGAQVMGSATAPDGIARVQLGTAIAAGQVLMAEQQACGNPGTPTPSPVPDGPPEQLPPPVVHGPLLACQTGVPVSGVFEGAQVTLHRTGVPNTTRGCFDLSALTFRVPPLVQGEQVSADQAFVKCDSLSGTSATVVVGPADQLPAPAVVAPLCAGGTSVRVTGLVVGALVTILENGVVLGTAQAFEPSADLDVPALIGGGTVTARQELCGYTSRESAKVVVDPQPAGLPAPVVAPPLFECASRVRVLNVHPGALVLVYSAALGAPIGLQYVYAGQADIPVAPLLSAGDQIHAVQVGCGWTSPKSALVTVQPLGTVEPPTVRTPLTECTRWVWVDGVVPGADVDVYVNGQWQGTATATTPSLQVGVSGPLRLKDTVSARQRICTTVTEFGPAATVAFGPVSVTTQHNDNQRTGANLLEVTLRPSNVGPKTFGKLFTRAVDGEIYGQPLYLCQVDVAGVAQRNVVYVATMHNSVYAFDADDPNASAPLWHAQLGPSAAMPDPNIGPGGYADISVEVGVLSTPVIRAERNLIYVVAFTKEGNAYHHTLHALDLRSGQESLGGPVRIAATVPGSGDGSVNGTITFTSDRQIQRAALTLVNDRLYVAFASYGDRDPYHGWVFGFDADNLQQTGVYVTTPDTGMGGIWQAGQGLAADGNGDLYFMTGNGGFRPDGSNLSCCVVKLSPDLELLDWFAPFNQAFLNGPADLDLGSAGPLLIPNTDLLLGGGKEAKFYLLHTGAMGHFQAGSDSQIVQSFWLTQDHRNNHIHGGPVYWNFPDGPWVYVWPENVPLRAYRFAGGLLQTAPASTSTTPEPPPFIMPGGFLSVSADGSDPDSGLLWASHVLKDDANHAVVEGVFRVYQASDLTKELWNSKMNAARDDVGLFAKFVPPTVANGKVYLATFSGALNVYGLLE from the coding sequence GTGCCCCTGCTGCCCCCCACCGTCGTCGGACCGCTCTCCGAGTGCAGCACCTCGGTCCGTGTCCACAACCAGCTCGTCGGGTCCACCGTCACCCTGCTCGTGAACGGCTCGCACACGGTCGGCGGCCAGCTGGTCGGCGGCGGCGTCGCGACCTGGCCCGACCAGGAGTTCCCGCTCAACCCGGGTGTCGCCCTGCAGGCCGGCGACCAGGTCGCCGCCACCCAGCTGTTCGGTGGCGAGGTCAGCGCTGCCTCCGCGCAGCCGGTCGCCGTCCAGAAGAAGCCGGCCGTCATCGGCACCGTGCACTACGGCGGCCACCAGTACGTGTGCGGGCAGTGCCTGTGGATCGATGGCGCGGTCCCCGGTGCCACCGTCACCGTGAAGCAGGGCGCGCAGGTCATGGGCAGCGCCACCGCCCCGGACGGCATCGCCCGCGTCCAGCTCGGCACCGCGATCGCCGCCGGTCAGGTGCTGATGGCCGAGCAGCAGGCCTGCGGCAACCCCGGCACGCCCACGCCGAGCCCGGTGCCGGACGGTCCGCCCGAGCAGCTGCCACCACCGGTCGTCCACGGTCCGCTGCTGGCCTGCCAGACCGGCGTGCCGGTGAGTGGCGTGTTCGAGGGGGCACAGGTCACGCTGCACCGCACCGGCGTGCCCAACACGACGCGCGGCTGCTTCGACCTCAGCGCGTTGACGTTCCGGGTCCCACCGCTGGTGCAGGGCGAGCAGGTCTCCGCGGACCAGGCCTTCGTCAAGTGCGATTCGCTCAGTGGGACCTCGGCCACCGTGGTGGTCGGGCCCGCCGACCAGCTTCCCGCGCCGGCCGTCGTCGCTCCGCTGTGCGCCGGCGGCACCTCGGTCCGGGTCACCGGGTTGGTGGTGGGCGCGCTGGTCACGATCCTGGAGAACGGCGTCGTGCTCGGCACGGCGCAGGCCTTCGAGCCGAGCGCCGACCTCGATGTCCCCGCGCTGATCGGCGGCGGCACCGTCACCGCGCGTCAGGAACTCTGCGGGTACACCAGCCGCGAGTCCGCGAAGGTGGTGGTGGACCCGCAGCCCGCGGGACTACCCGCCCCGGTGGTGGCCCCACCGCTCTTCGAGTGCGCCTCCCGGGTCCGGGTCCTCAACGTGCACCCGGGCGCCCTGGTCCTCGTCTACTCCGCGGCACTCGGCGCGCCGATCGGCCTCCAGTACGTCTACGCGGGACAGGCGGACATCCCGGTGGCACCGCTGCTCAGCGCCGGGGACCAGATCCACGCGGTGCAGGTCGGCTGTGGCTGGACCAGCCCCAAGTCCGCCCTGGTGACGGTGCAGCCGCTCGGCACGGTCGAGCCTCCCACCGTGCGCACCCCGCTCACCGAGTGCACCCGCTGGGTGTGGGTGGACGGTGTGGTCCCAGGGGCCGATGTGGACGTCTACGTCAACGGCCAGTGGCAGGGGACGGCGACCGCGACGACCCCCAGCCTCCAAGTGGGGGTCTCCGGACCGCTGCGTCTGAAGGACACGGTGAGTGCCCGTCAGCGCATCTGCACCACCGTGACCGAGTTCGGCCCGGCTGCGACGGTGGCCTTCGGCCCGGTGTCGGTCACCACCCAGCACAACGACAATCAGCGCACCGGAGCCAATCTGCTGGAGGTGACGCTGCGTCCGTCGAACGTCGGCCCGAAGACCTTCGGCAAACTCTTCACCCGGGCGGTGGACGGCGAGATCTACGGCCAGCCGCTCTACCTCTGTCAGGTCGATGTGGCCGGCGTCGCGCAGCGCAACGTCGTCTACGTGGCGACCATGCACAACAGCGTGTACGCCTTCGACGCGGACGACCCGAACGCCTCGGCGCCGCTGTGGCACGCCCAGCTGGGCCCGTCGGCCGCGATGCCCGATCCCAACATCGGCCCGGGCGGGTACGCGGACATCTCCGTCGAGGTCGGTGTCCTCAGCACACCGGTGATCCGGGCCGAGCGGAACCTCATCTACGTCGTCGCCTTCACCAAGGAGGGCAACGCGTACCACCACACCCTGCACGCCCTCGACCTGCGCTCGGGGCAGGAGTCCCTCGGCGGCCCGGTGCGGATCGCCGCCACCGTCCCGGGATCGGGCGACGGCAGTGTCAACGGCACCATCACCTTCACCAGCGACCGCCAGATCCAGCGGGCCGCGCTGACCCTGGTGAACGACCGGCTGTACGTCGCCTTCGCGTCCTACGGCGACCGGGACCCGTACCACGGCTGGGTGTTCGGCTTCGACGCCGACAACCTGCAGCAGACCGGTGTGTACGTCACCACGCCCGACACCGGCATGGGCGGGATCTGGCAGGCGGGGCAGGGGCTGGCCGCGGACGGGAACGGCGACCTGTACTTCATGACCGGCAACGGCGGCTTCCGTCCCGACGGGTCGAACCTCTCCTGCTGCGTCGTGAAGCTGAGCCCCGACCTCGAACTCCTGGACTGGTTCGCCCCGTTCAACCAGGCCTTCCTGAACGGCCCCGCCGATCTGGACCTGGGCTCGGCCGGTCCGCTGCTGATCCCGAACACCGACCTCCTGCTGGGCGGCGGCAAGGAGGCGAAGTTCTATCTGCTGCACACCGGCGCGATGGGCCACTTCCAGGCCGGCTCCGACAGCCAGATCGTGCAGAGCTTCTGGCTGACCCAGGACCACAGAAACAACCACATCCACGGCGGGCCGGTGTACTGGAACTTCCCGGACGGCCCGTGGGTCTACGTCTGGCCGGAGAACGTGCCGCTGCGCGCCTACCGCTTCGCCGGCGGGCTGCTGCAGACGGCCCCCGCCTCCACCAGCACCACCCCCGAGCCGCCCCCGTTCATCATGCCCGGCGGATTCCTCTCCGTTTCGGCCGACGGCAGCGATCCCGACTCCGGCCTGCTGTGGGCCTCGCACGTGCTCAAGGACGATGCCAACCACGCAGTGGTGGAAGGCGTGTTCCGCGTCTACCAGGCCTCCGACCTGACCAAGGAGCTGTGGAACAGCAAGATGAACGCCGCCCGGGACGACGTCGGCCTGTTCGCCAAGTTCGTGCCGCCGACCGTGGCGAACGGCAAGGTGTACCTGGCGACCTTCTCCGGGGCGCTGAACGTCTACGGGCTGCTCGAATGA
- a CDS encoding PAS domain-containing protein yields the protein MRPIEDRRPGPVTRQDPAVIWRNRALRLMDHVPLPIAVCEYGGRIMIVNRAMAAEFGLLPGQLRHRKILEFFTLEDRATLQALTEAVRLHRRSQYPARVSWTPAEGGERQGEMTVELISDSPEETPNLLISLRTLAAPAAPRVPAQPGPGAEVSPIEARILAAAARGATTARIAKEVGLTRDGVNYHLARLSRRWHLPNRTALVARAYALGVLAADAWPPAAARPR from the coding sequence ATGCGACCGATCGAGGACCGCCGCCCCGGACCGGTGACCCGGCAGGACCCGGCGGTGATCTGGCGCAACCGCGCCCTGCGGCTCATGGACCACGTGCCGCTGCCCATCGCCGTGTGCGAGTACGGCGGCCGGATCATGATCGTCAACCGCGCGATGGCCGCCGAATTCGGCCTGCTGCCGGGCCAGTTGCGCCACCGCAAGATCCTGGAGTTCTTCACCCTCGAGGACCGCGCCACCCTGCAGGCGCTGACCGAGGCGGTCCGGCTGCACCGCCGCTCGCAGTACCCGGCCCGGGTCTCCTGGACGCCCGCCGAGGGCGGCGAACGACAGGGCGAGATGACCGTCGAGCTGATCAGCGACTCCCCGGAGGAGACCCCGAACCTGCTGATCTCGCTGCGCACCCTCGCCGCGCCCGCCGCCCCGCGCGTCCCGGCGCAGCCCGGCCCGGGCGCCGAGGTCAGCCCGATCGAAGCCCGCATCCTCGCCGCGGCCGCCCGGGGCGCCACCACCGCCCGGATCGCCAAGGAGGTCGGCCTGACCAGGGACGGCGTCAACTACCACCTCGCCCGGCTCTCCCGCCGCTGGCACCTGCCCAACCGCACCGCCCTGGTCGCCCGCGCCTACGCCCTCGGCGTCCTCGCCGCCGACGCCTGGCCCCCGGCGGCGGCCCGCCCGCGCTGA
- a CDS encoding PLP-dependent aminotransferase family protein, whose product MSPTAVTLTETATAVDPGPELDGGDFTLPEGGLDDDRRLRALDAVDEYLTRKRKHLVGYQATQDMQGTALDLARFMPNNINNLGDPFQSGGYKPNTKVVERAVLDYYARLWHAERPHDPADPESYWGYMLSMGSTEGNMYALWNARDYLSGKALIQPPTAPFDAVRYVKADPDRHNPNAHHPVAFYSEDTHYSFAKAVAVLGVETFHAVGLEKYADECPLVDPVTGLRTWPTEVPSRPGPSGLSWDGPGEIDVDALAVLVEFFAAKGHPVFVNLNLGSTFKGAHDDVRAVCERLLPIFERHGLVRREVVYGSCPETGRPLVDVRRGFWIHVDGALGAGYAPFLRLAAQDPARYGWTPETELPEFDFGLRLPTAEHGEVDMVSSIAMSGHKWAGAPWPCGIYMTKVKYQISPPSQPDYIGAPDTTFAGSRNGFSPLILWDHLSRYSYRDQVDRIREAQELAAYLERRLVAMERELGVELWPARTPGAVTVRFRKPSPELVAKWSLSSQDVLMVPGDEATRRSYVHVFVMPSVDRAKLDALLAELAEDPAILGAS is encoded by the coding sequence ATGAGCCCGACCGCCGTCACCCTCACCGAGACCGCGACCGCCGTCGACCCCGGTCCGGAGCTGGACGGCGGTGACTTCACCCTCCCCGAGGGCGGCCTGGACGACGACCGGCGGCTGCGCGCGCTCGACGCCGTGGACGAGTACCTGACCCGCAAGCGCAAGCACCTGGTCGGCTACCAGGCCACCCAGGACATGCAGGGCACCGCGCTGGACCTCGCCCGGTTCATGCCGAACAACATCAACAACCTCGGCGACCCGTTCCAGAGCGGCGGCTACAAGCCCAACACCAAGGTCGTCGAGCGGGCCGTGCTCGACTACTACGCCAGGCTCTGGCACGCCGAGCGCCCGCACGACCCCGCCGACCCGGAGTCGTACTGGGGCTACATGCTGTCCATGGGCTCGACCGAGGGCAACATGTACGCCCTCTGGAACGCCCGGGACTACCTCAGCGGCAAGGCGCTGATCCAGCCGCCGACCGCCCCCTTCGACGCGGTGCGCTACGTCAAGGCCGACCCCGACCGGCACAACCCGAACGCCCATCACCCGGTGGCCTTCTACTCCGAGGACACCCACTACTCCTTCGCCAAGGCCGTCGCCGTCCTGGGCGTGGAGACCTTCCACGCCGTCGGGCTGGAGAAGTACGCCGACGAGTGCCCGCTGGTCGACCCGGTGACCGGGCTGCGCACCTGGCCCACCGAGGTGCCGTCCCGCCCGGGCCCGTCCGGCCTGTCCTGGGACGGCCCCGGCGAGATAGACGTCGACGCCCTCGCCGTGCTGGTCGAGTTCTTCGCCGCCAAGGGCCACCCGGTCTTCGTCAACCTCAACCTGGGCAGCACCTTCAAGGGCGCCCACGACGACGTCCGCGCGGTCTGCGAACGCCTGCTGCCGATCTTCGAGCGGCACGGGCTGGTGCGGCGCGAGGTGGTCTACGGCAGCTGCCCGGAGACCGGCCGGCCGCTGGTGGACGTGCGCCGCGGCTTCTGGATCCACGTGGACGGCGCGCTCGGTGCCGGCTACGCGCCGTTCCTGCGGCTGGCCGCCCAGGACCCGGCGCGGTACGGCTGGACGCCGGAGACCGAGCTGCCCGAGTTCGACTTCGGCCTGCGGCTGCCCACCGCCGAGCACGGCGAGGTCGACATGGTCTCCTCGATCGCGATGAGCGGCCACAAGTGGGCCGGCGCGCCGTGGCCGTGCGGCATCTACATGACCAAGGTGAAGTACCAGATCTCCCCGCCGTCCCAGCCGGACTACATCGGCGCCCCGGACACCACCTTCGCCGGCTCCCGCAACGGCTTCTCCCCGCTGATCCTCTGGGACCACCTGTCCCGGTACTCCTACCGCGACCAGGTGGACCGGATCCGCGAGGCCCAGGAGCTCGCCGCCTACCTGGAACGGCGGCTGGTCGCCATGGAGCGCGAGCTCGGCGTCGAGCTCTGGCCGGCCCGCACCCCGGGCGCCGTCACCGTACGGTTCCGCAAGCCGAGCCCGGAGCTGGTGGCCAAGTGGTCGCTGTCCTCCCAGGACGTGCTGATGGTCCCGGGCGACGAGGCCACCCGGCGCAGCTACGTGCACGTCTTCGTGATGCCCTCGGTCGACCGGGCCAAGCTGGACGCCCTGCTCGCCGAACTCGCCGAGGACCCGGCGATCCTGGGCGCGTCGTAG